One genomic segment of Halobacteriovorax marinus SJ includes these proteins:
- the repM gene encoding replication initiation protein RepM codes for MNNNLVTKSNAVIQASYKLNLNEQRILLSCISQNDSRESLKENQELSLSAQDYSKLFGLELKHAYQEIRDASDNLFERHLWLTAKNGDPIKTRWISSVRYRDGGITLTFAKDLIPYLTELSSTFTSYRLENITKLTSIYAIRLYEMLIQWRKIGKVEFSLDDFRETLGIEKKEYPRMFDFKKHVLNIAIHQINENTDIKCRYSEVKSGRKITGFVFHFGKDALTQIELEDVIADAKKALN; via the coding sequence ATGAATAATAATCTCGTAACAAAATCAAATGCCGTAATACAAGCGTCATATAAGTTGAATCTAAATGAGCAGAGAATTCTACTCTCATGCATCTCACAAAATGACTCAAGAGAATCTCTTAAAGAGAACCAGGAGTTAAGCCTCTCAGCCCAAGACTACTCGAAACTGTTCGGCCTAGAGCTTAAACATGCTTATCAAGAAATCAGGGATGCATCTGACAACCTTTTCGAGAGACACCTTTGGTTAACAGCAAAGAATGGTGACCCAATCAAGACCAGATGGATAAGTTCAGTAAGATACAGAGATGGAGGCATAACTCTAACATTCGCTAAGGATCTGATCCCATACCTCACAGAACTTAGCTCAACTTTTACATCGTACAGACTAGAGAACATTACAAAGTTAACCTCCATTTATGCAATAAGACTCTATGAGATGCTCATACAATGGAGAAAAATAGGTAAAGTCGAGTTCTCTCTTGATGATTTTCGTGAGACTCTTGGAATTGAAAAAAAAGAATATCCAAGAATGTTTGATTTTAAGAAACACGTTTTAAATATCGCTATTCACCAAATAAATGAAAACACCGACATTAAGTGTAGATACTCTGAAGTAAAATCAGGAAGAAAAATTACAGGATTTGTTTTTCACTTTGGAAAGGACGCTCTAACTCAAATAGAGCTTGAAGATGTAATCGCTGATGCAAAAAAGGCATTGAACTAA